In the Clostridium beijerinckii genome, one interval contains:
- a CDS encoding EFR1 family ferrodoxin (N-terminal region resembles flavodoxins. C-terminal ferrodoxin region binds two 4Fe-4S clusters.), with translation MKILYFTATGNSLYIAKSLGSDYYSIPKLIKEGKYDFEDEKIGIVFPIYNSGVPKIVEEFLNKAKFKGKYIFGIATYGMYAGAATRHLLEIGNRNRIEFSYINEIVMIDNYLPGFDINKELEKEPKKKIEENLEKIIKDINEEKKYIKKHSFISSGLRILSEKIFYDDEFEKNFTVENTCTGCKTCEKVCPVNNIKVDKKPVFMNNCQRCLACTNNCPHNAIRVKKEKSKTRFINQNVTLKEIINANN, from the coding sequence ATGAAAATTTTATATTTCACAGCAACAGGAAATAGTCTATATATAGCAAAAAGCCTTGGAAGCGATTATTATTCAATTCCTAAATTAATAAAAGAAGGTAAATATGATTTTGAAGATGAAAAAATTGGGATTGTATTTCCAATTTATAATAGCGGAGTTCCTAAAATAGTTGAAGAATTTTTAAATAAAGCAAAATTTAAGGGTAAATATATTTTTGGAATAGCAACTTATGGAATGTATGCTGGTGCAGCAACAAGACACCTTTTGGAAATTGGTAATAGAAATAGAATTGAATTTTCTTATATTAATGAGATAGTTATGATTGATAACTACCTTCCAGGATTTGATATAAATAAGGAGCTAGAAAAAGAACCTAAGAAAAAGATAGAAGAGAACTTAGAAAAAATAATTAAAGATATTAATGAAGAAAAGAAATATATTAAAAAGCATTCTTTTATTTCTAGTGGTCTTAGAATACTAAGTGAAAAAATATTTTATGATGATGAATTTGAAAAGAATTTTACTGTAGAAAATACTTGTACTGGCTGCAAAACTTGTGAAAAAGTGTGCCCTGTAAATAATATAAAAGTAGATAAGAAACCCGTATTTATGAACAATTGTCAGAGATGTTTGGCATGTACTAATAATTGTCCACATAATGCAATAAGAGTTAAAAAGGAAAAAAGTAAAACTAGATTTATTAATCAAAATGTTACATTGAAGGAAATAATAAATGCAAACAATTAA
- a CDS encoding nuclear transport factor 2 family protein encodes MNEENKNIRSPREIFELAQTMFLNKDLSSFSDLFASDGILELPFHIQKSMRLIQGRENIRNYLAMMPAALLKPIGYKSMTIHETSNPEIIIAEYDMYGEVTANNKPFQRRYLQVVEVRNGEIITLRDYWNPIDTFEILDRLPELCTILTQK; translated from the coding sequence ATGAATGAAGAAAATAAAAATATCAGAAGTCCAAGGGAAATATTTGAACTTGCCCAAACTATGTTTCTAAATAAGGACTTGAGCAGTTTTTCTGACTTATTTGCAAGTGATGGTATATTGGAATTGCCGTTTCATATTCAAAAATCAATGAGGTTAATTCAGGGACGTGAGAATATTCGTAATTATCTTGCGATGATGCCAGCTGCACTTTTAAAACCAATAGGATATAAATCCATGACAATACATGAGACAAGCAATCCTGAAATTATTATAGCTGAGTATGATATGTACGGTGAAGTTACGGCTAATAACAAGCCTTTTCAGAGGAGGTATCTTCAAGTTGTTGAGGTTCGTAATGGCGAAATTATAACTTTACGCGACTATTGGAATCCAATTGATACATTCGAAATACTTGATCGTTTGCCTGAGCTTTGTACTATTCTTACACAAAAGTAA
- a CDS encoding ketopantoate reductase family protein, which produces MKILMIGRGVISTQYGWALEKAGNDVTFYVRQGRINQYGDIVNLKILDGRKNKKGDLVNTAWKIKMIEELSSNHDFDLIMISVNHNQLSTIINWLEPLVKNSTVLIFNNIINEPLNSIGSIPKEQVVWGFPGAGGSFINKNTLDGGFMKNIFMGFIDNTTNKARYDMVTRLFKNAGFGISEQKDMRNWLWFHVITNASMMAAASKVGSLNNLFDSANALKDFALILRELTPLMAAKGSKVSTIINIAVNLPAGIVAFVMKLALAEGKLPREIMRSASGSENLKAESNVIFVRDTLAEARRLGISLPRLESLESPIYK; this is translated from the coding sequence ATGAAAATTTTAATGATAGGTAGAGGCGTAATTTCAACACAATATGGATGGGCTTTAGAAAAAGCAGGTAATGATGTGACATTTTATGTGCGCCAAGGAAGAATCAATCAGTATGGTGATATAGTGAATTTAAAAATATTAGATGGCAGAAAGAACAAAAAAGGTGATTTAGTAAATACCGCTTGGAAAATTAAAATGATAGAAGAATTGTCATCTAACCATGATTTTGATTTGATTATGATAAGCGTAAATCATAATCAATTAAGTACTATAATAAATTGGTTAGAACCACTTGTTAAAAATTCAACTGTTCTAATATTTAATAATATTATTAATGAGCCTTTAAACTCAATTGGATCAATTCCTAAAGAACAAGTTGTTTGGGGATTCCCAGGAGCTGGCGGATCTTTTATAAATAAAAACACGTTAGATGGTGGGTTCATGAAAAACATATTTATGGGCTTCATTGACAATACTACTAATAAAGCTAGATATGATATGGTAACTCGACTATTTAAAAATGCAGGTTTTGGTATTTCTGAACAGAAAGATATGCGTAATTGGCTATGGTTTCATGTAATTACTAACGCAAGCATGATGGCAGCAGCCTCAAAAGTAGGTTCGCTTAATAATCTATTTGATTCTGCAAATGCCCTTAAAGATTTTGCTTTAATATTAAGGGAACTTACACCATTGATGGCAGCTAAGGGCTCTAAGGTTAGTACAATAATAAATATCGCAGTGAATTTACCTGCAGGTATTGTGGCTTTTGTAATGAAATTAGCATTAGCTGAAGGTAAGCTGCCAAGAGAAATAATGAGAAGTGCTAGTGGGAGTGAAAATCTAAAAGCTGAAAGTAATGTAATATTTGTGCGCGATACTCTTGCTGAAGCACGTAGACTTGGGATATCACTTCCTAGGCTTGAATCTTTAGAGTCACCTATTTATAAATAA
- a CDS encoding dihydrofolate reductase family protein, producing MKRKIILNLAISLDGYIASEDGGYDWIAGHGDNTLNTENKFDFDKFLEGIDIVVMGKNCYDQDMHNDYKSKKVYVATSQKLQNQDNLHFISGDIVKIIQEEKERDGKDIFLFGGGGLVDNFIKADIIDEFIVGIIPIILGKGRPLFLENNPTIKLHLDEVFVEDGITILKYIKRKTEDC from the coding sequence GTGAAAAGAAAGATAATTTTAAATCTGGCAATAAGTCTTGATGGATATATAGCTTCAGAAGATGGTGGATATGATTGGATAGCTGGACATGGAGATAATACATTAAATACTGAAAATAAATTTGATTTTGACAAATTCCTAGAAGGTATAGATATAGTAGTTATGGGTAAAAATTGCTATGACCAAGATATGCATAATGATTATAAAAGTAAAAAAGTATATGTAGCAACATCTCAAAAACTTCAAAATCAAGATAATCTTCATTTTATTAGCGGAGATATTGTTAAAATAATACAAGAAGAAAAAGAAAGGGACGGTAAGGATATATTCCTATTTGGAGGTGGAGGTCTTGTAGACAATTTTATCAAAGCCGATATTATTGATGAATTTATAGTGGGAATAATTCCAATTATACTGGGCAAAGGAAGACCTTTGTTTTTAGAAAATAATCCAACAATAAAGCTGCATTTAGATGAAGTTTTCGTAGAGGATGGTATCACCATTTTAAAATATATAAAAAGAAAAACAGAAGATTGTTAA
- a CDS encoding flavodoxin family protein — translation MSKVVIFNGSPRKNGYTTKLLEQVAKGAKSKGAEIIEFDLNDSGIRGCQGCFYCRTHDGCAVKDYLQPMYKAITEADAIVFGSPIYYYQITGQAKIWLDRTFPMVGDNFAPRHSGKKLITIFTQGSQNPEMGAEGIKFVNNMLAAYGWKLEDSILCCGTTNFHSEKLGRYDSNLEQFEELSLRAFKDGENLVR, via the coding sequence ATGTCAAAGGTTGTTATTTTCAACGGTAGTCCAAGAAAAAATGGGTATACCACAAAATTGTTAGAACAAGTAGCAAAAGGAGCGAAATCTAAAGGGGCCGAAATAATTGAATTTGATTTAAATGATTCTGGAATTCGTGGTTGTCAAGGATGTTTTTACTGCCGTACACATGATGGTTGCGCGGTTAAGGATTATCTACAGCCAATGTATAAGGCTATTACTGAGGCAGATGCTATTGTATTTGGTTCTCCAATCTATTATTACCAAATTACAGGTCAAGCAAAAATTTGGTTAGATCGTACATTTCCAATGGTTGGAGATAATTTTGCACCGAGACATTCTGGTAAAAAGTTAATAACGATATTCACTCAAGGTAGCCAAAATCCTGAAATGGGTGCGGAAGGCATTAAATTTGTTAATAATATGCTTGCAGCATATGGTTGGAAATTAGAGGATAGTATTCTTTGCTGTGGAACTACTAATTTTCATTCAGAAAAGCTTGGAAGGTATGATTCTAATTTAGAGCAGTTTGAGGAACTATCTTTGAGAGCATTTAAGGATGGAGAAAATCTAGTTAGGTAA
- a CDS encoding TetR/AcrR family transcriptional regulator — MVNKAANIQNIITKESIFTALMILMEKKNFKEISITEIAKKAGVSRMAFYRNYNIKEDIITTYIDELLKEYSKEVMQKEKLDNYENLRLYFSYFRKHEKLISNLINSNLINILLEKCIESFYELSQRILCKDSLLPDQHKFWIDYMAGGLYNVLIEWAKGGMRQSDDYMAKTISEFINK, encoded by the coding sequence ATGGTAAATAAAGCCGCTAATATACAAAATATAATAACAAAAGAAAGTATTTTCACTGCACTTATGATTTTAATGGAAAAAAAGAATTTTAAAGAAATCTCTATTACAGAAATAGCAAAAAAAGCTGGAGTTTCTCGAATGGCTTTTTATAGAAATTATAATATAAAGGAAGATATTATTACCACATACATTGATGAACTCTTAAAAGAATATTCTAAGGAAGTAATGCAGAAAGAAAAACTAGACAATTATGAGAATTTACGCTTATACTTTTCCTATTTTAGAAAACATGAGAAGTTAATTTCTAATTTAATTAATTCCAATTTAATTAACATACTTCTTGAAAAATGTATTGAATCTTTTTATGAACTATCCCAAAGGATTCTCTGCAAAGATTCACTTCTTCCAGATCAGCATAAATTTTGGATTGATTATATGGCCGGTGGATTATATAATGTATTAATCGAATGGGCTAAAGGTGGGATGAGGCAAAGTGATGACTATATGGCAAAGACAATTTCTGAATTTATAAATAAGTAA
- a CDS encoding nitroreductase family protein, with amino-acid sequence MEKDNRNLIQVDQSKCTKCGSCSKVCPTGVIGMDENGPKVVGQFCIACGHCVAVCHWAALDNVKTPLANQVELEKTPVLDEDTASRFLRSRRSIREFQNKPVPREKIEQLLNIARFAPTSGNSQGVSYHVIDNPDTLRKITSVAIDWLEEALKHPPYAGSPLEAPFTNHVRHYRETGEDVVLRNAPCLVIPIVHKNSSSMGHDSTLFSLAYAELYATSMGLGSCITGFFDACAASGYKPLLDILNLPENMKVTAGLMVGFPKYTYKRLVDRNPLQVTWGK; translated from the coding sequence ATGGAAAAGGATAATAGAAATTTGATACAGGTTGATCAATCTAAATGTACTAAGTGTGGAAGCTGCTCCAAAGTCTGTCCAACTGGTGTTATAGGTATGGATGAAAATGGACCAAAGGTAGTAGGACAGTTTTGTATCGCATGTGGTCACTGTGTTGCTGTTTGTCACTGGGCAGCACTTGACAATGTAAAAACGCCTTTAGCAAATCAAGTAGAACTAGAAAAAACACCAGTTCTTGACGAAGATACTGCATCTCGCTTTCTCCGCAGCAGACGTTCTATTAGGGAATTTCAAAATAAACCAGTTCCTAGAGAAAAGATAGAACAGCTTTTAAATATTGCCAGATTTGCGCCAACAAGTGGTAATTCACAAGGAGTTTCCTATCATGTAATTGATAATCCTGATACATTACGCAAAATCACATCGGTTGCAATTGATTGGTTAGAAGAGGCATTGAAACACCCACCTTATGCTGGATCACCATTAGAAGCACCATTTACCAATCATGTAAGACACTATCGTGAGACTGGTGAGGATGTTGTATTACGTAATGCTCCTTGTCTAGTAATACCAATAGTTCATAAAAATTCTTCATCAATGGGACATGACAGTACGCTTTTTTCTCTAGCATATGCTGAACTTTATGCGACTTCAATGGGACTTGGAAGTTGCATTACTGGATTTTTTGACGCTTGTGCTGCTTCTGGTTATAAGCCATTACTTGATATTTTGAATTTGCCAGAAAATATGAAGGTTACAGCAGGACTTATGGTCGGCTTTCCAAAATACACGTATAAACGTTTGGTAGATAGAAATCCATTGCAGGTTACCTGGGGAAAATAA
- a CDS encoding PadR family transcriptional regulator: MIPLLILGLLKQNPGSYGYELLALMEERHYKYIANFTKGSFYYNLQQLEEKKYIKKVNKLDNTRETNNYIITELGDKEFEKLMYKYGSKTDYINLSFYAAMLFADEYKSEDLTKLIEIQIEQTKKKISLLEQSLEHDETIPTYFRKMLENSRSHHLVNVKWFEGLLEDIRNEN, encoded by the coding sequence TTGATACCATTACTAATTTTAGGTTTATTAAAACAAAACCCTGGTTCTTATGGATACGAATTATTAGCCTTAATGGAAGAGAGACACTATAAATATATAGCAAATTTCACCAAAGGTTCATTCTACTACAATCTTCAACAATTAGAAGAAAAAAAATATATTAAAAAAGTTAACAAATTAGATAATACTAGAGAGACTAATAATTACATTATAACTGAACTAGGAGATAAGGAATTTGAAAAATTAATGTATAAGTATGGATCTAAGACAGATTATATAAACTTATCGTTTTATGCAGCAATGTTGTTTGCTGATGAATATAAAAGCGAGGATCTAACAAAACTAATAGAAATACAAATTGAACAAACTAAAAAGAAAATTTCCTTATTAGAACAATCTCTTGAGCATGATGAAACTATTCCTACATATTTTAGAAAAATGTTGGAAAATTCACGTTCTCATCATTTAGTAAATGTAAAGTGGTTTGAAGGACTATTAGAAGATATAAGAAATGAAAATTAA
- a CDS encoding TetR/AcrR family transcriptional regulator produces MNEKDPRAVRTKNLIKESFIQLLEEKDFKYITIKDITTKATINRATFYAHYLDKYILLEELVIDCFEEMLPIEILNATDLNEEIIKELIFFLYEYNISFYQKRKIDSTSIASTVDNLLKYKIDNLIEKILNSMVARNELDSKDTNILVKLISSSVYSCAQYCYFSKNDKEYNIEKTISFIMNGIKAVTLKAALFQHIL; encoded by the coding sequence ATGAATGAAAAAGATCCAAGAGCAGTAAGAACTAAAAATTTGATTAAAGAGTCGTTTATTCAATTACTTGAGGAAAAAGACTTTAAATACATAACAATTAAAGATATTACAACAAAGGCAACTATAAATAGAGCAACTTTTTACGCTCACTATTTAGATAAGTATATTTTATTGGAAGAACTTGTTATAGATTGTTTTGAAGAAATGTTACCAATAGAAATTTTAAATGCTACAGATTTAAATGAAGAGATTATAAAGGAACTTATTTTCTTCCTTTATGAATACAATATTTCATTTTATCAAAAGCGTAAAATTGATTCTACATCTATAGCTTCTACTGTAGATAATTTATTAAAATATAAAATAGACAATCTTATCGAAAAAATATTAAATAGTATGGTAGCTAGAAATGAGTTAGATTCTAAAGACACAAATATATTAGTCAAACTAATTTCCTCATCAGTATATAGTTGTGCTCAATATTGCTATTTTAGTAAGAATGATAAAGAATATAATATTGAAAAAACGATTAGCTTTATTATGAATGGGATAAAGGCTGTAACTTTAAAAGCCGCATTATTCCAGCATATTCTTTAG
- a CDS encoding SDR family NAD(P)-dependent oxidoreductase: MLNEINLNKKTIIITGGNSGLGYECAKNIAKANINNHVILACRNAAKANDAVNSLIKETNNNNITSLELDLASLESVRNFVSKFSKSNYPPLYALVCNAGLIMVDKTHYTKDGFESTFGINHLGHFLLSNMLLEKMTDSGRIVFVSSGTHDPLQKTGIAEPVYKNARLLAYPKDAHESKNMMTIGQRRYTTSKLCNIYCAYELSERIKEQTNKNITVNAFDPGQMPGTEFSRTFPPLMKFVCDYILPIFTLVRPSANTASKSGKALALLIINPELNEITGKYFKGTKEIKTSKLSYNKENRKDLWRTSIELSKLNKDETILNLD, from the coding sequence ATGTTAAATGAAATTAATTTAAATAAAAAAACAATTATTATAACTGGGGGGAACTCAGGATTAGGTTATGAATGTGCTAAAAACATTGCTAAAGCTAATATTAATAATCATGTTATACTAGCTTGCCGTAATGCAGCTAAAGCAAATGATGCAGTTAATTCACTAATTAAAGAAACAAACAATAACAACATAACTTCTTTGGAACTTGACCTTGCATCCTTAGAATCAGTAAGAAATTTTGTGAGCAAATTTTCAAAATCAAATTATCCACCACTATATGCTTTAGTTTGCAATGCAGGATTAATTATGGTTGATAAAACTCATTATACTAAAGATGGCTTTGAAAGTACCTTTGGAATAAATCATCTTGGACATTTTCTACTATCCAATATGCTGCTAGAAAAGATGACTGATTCAGGTAGAATAGTCTTTGTTAGTAGTGGAACTCATGATCCATTACAAAAAACAGGGATAGCTGAGCCTGTATATAAAAATGCAAGATTATTAGCTTATCCTAAGGATGCTCATGAAAGTAAAAATATGATGACAATTGGTCAACGTCGCTACACAACTTCAAAATTATGCAATATATACTGCGCATATGAGTTATCCGAAAGAATAAAAGAACAAACTAATAAAAATATTACAGTAAATGCTTTTGATCCTGGACAGATGCCAGGTACAGAGTTTTCACGCACTTTTCCTCCTTTAATGAAATTTGTTTGTGATTATATTCTCCCTATTTTTACTTTAGTTCGTCCAAGTGCTAATACTGCTAGCAAATCAGGTAAAGCATTAGCATTACTCATAATTAATCCTGAGCTTAATGAAATTACAGGTAAATATTTTAAAGGCACAAAGGAGATAAAAACTTCGAAGCTTTCCTATAATAAAGAAAATAGAAAAGATTTATGGAGGACAAGCATTGAATTATCAAAACTAAATAAAGATGAAACAATATTAAACTTAGACTAA
- a CDS encoding carbon-nitrogen hydrolase family protein encodes MICYDREFPESARILMLRGTEIILVPNACPMEINRISQLRSRAYENMVGIATVNYPKGKPDCNGHYSAFDGIAYRPSDFGSRDTLI; translated from the coding sequence ATGATTTGCTATGACAGGGAATTTCCAGAAAGCGCAAGAATTCTTATGCTAAGAGGCACTGAGATTATTTTAGTACCAAACGCTTGCCCTATGGAGATAAACCGCATTTCACAGTTGAGATCAAGAGCATATGAAAATATGGTTGGTATTGCAACTGTAAATTATCCAAAAGGTAAACCTGACTGCAATGGCCATTATTCTGCATTTGATGGGATTGCGTACAGACCTTCCGACTTTGGTTCAAGAGACACGCTTATTTAA
- the murI gene encoding glutamate racemase: MKIGFFDSGIGGITVLYDTLKVLPNEDYIYYADTSNVPYGPKPKDEVKKYILNAIDFIVEQGVKAVVIACNTATSVAIEALRSKYSIPIIGMEPAVKPAIEKNKDMNKRVLVTATALTLKEEKLHNLIYKLDNEHVVDLLPLPGLVQFSERLEFDEQIVLPYLKEELFKFDLNNYEAIVLGCTHFSYYKDMVRKLVPSNVSIIDGNIGTAKNLKRILKEMNLLNEGHGNITFYNSGIRVEDKAALDRYNRLFERMDNINQYN; this comes from the coding sequence ATGAAAATAGGTTTTTTTGATTCAGGTATTGGCGGTATCACTGTATTATATGATACGTTAAAAGTGTTACCTAATGAAGATTATATATATTATGCAGATACATCAAATGTTCCATATGGACCAAAACCAAAAGATGAAGTTAAAAAGTATATTTTAAATGCTATAGATTTTATTGTTGAACAAGGAGTTAAGGCAGTAGTTATTGCTTGCAATACTGCTACAAGTGTAGCAATAGAGGCGTTGAGAAGTAAATATAGCATTCCGATTATTGGTATGGAGCCTGCAGTAAAGCCTGCCATTGAAAAAAACAAAGATATGAATAAACGAGTATTGGTAACTGCCACTGCTTTGACGTTAAAGGAAGAAAAATTACATAATCTTATTTATAAATTAGATAACGAACATGTTGTTGACTTACTTCCTCTTCCAGGATTAGTTCAATTCTCAGAAAGACTTGAGTTTGATGAACAAATAGTATTACCGTATCTTAAAGAGGAGTTATTTAAATTTGATTTAAATAATTATGAGGCTATTGTTTTAGGGTGTACCCATTTTTCTTACTATAAGGATATGGTTAGAAAATTAGTGCCTTCAAATGTTAGTATAATCGATGGAAACATTGGCACTGCAAAAAATCTTAAAAGAATTTTGAAAGAAATGAATTTATTAAATGAAGGGCATGGCAACATCACTTTCTATAATTCAGGAATTAGAGTCGAGGATAAAGCAGCATTAGATAGATATAACAGACTATTTGAAAGAATGGATAATATCAACCAATATAATTAA
- a CDS encoding TetR/AcrR family transcriptional regulator — protein MKNSNDTKQKLIDVTRQMIDTGGVDSVSMRDLGKETNLSRSAVYVYFKNKDDLLAAIVIENFDTLKNRISKLIGEINDPKKLVYEVLYAFYDFGIKNQEHYPLMFRKQWNKEQYPTLHISAIEVFALLYECLEKAHEQKCTVNKSPKQLTAMVSSFILGLVELNSTGHLEPEKGLDDPTDLINSFVDVIFI, from the coding sequence ATGAAAAATAGTAATGATACAAAACAAAAATTGATTGATGTCACAAGGCAAATGATTGATACAGGTGGTGTTGATTCGGTTAGTATGCGTGACCTTGGAAAAGAAACGAATTTATCTAGAAGTGCAGTTTATGTATATTTTAAAAATAAAGATGATTTACTTGCAGCCATTGTAATTGAAAATTTTGATACGCTAAAAAACCGTATTTCAAAATTAATTGGAGAAATAAATGATCCAAAAAAACTTGTTTATGAAGTCTTATATGCATTTTATGATTTTGGTATAAAGAATCAAGAGCATTATCCATTAATGTTCCGCAAGCAATGGAATAAGGAGCAATATCCTACCCTGCACATTTCAGCCATTGAAGTATTTGCACTCTTGTATGAATGTTTGGAAAAAGCTCATGAACAAAAATGTACTGTTAATAAATCGCCGAAACAATTAACCGCAATGGTATCTTCATTTATTCTTGGTCTTGTTGAGCTTAACTCTACTGGGCATCTAGAACCAGAAAAAGGATTAGATGATCCGACTGATTTAATAAATTCATTTGTAGATGTTATTTTTATTTAA
- a CDS encoding sialate O-acetylesterase, which yields MIKSFLMIGQSNMAGRGFIHEVPPIYNERIQMLRNGRWQMMTEPINYDRPVSGISLAGSFADAWSRQNQEDTIGLIPCAEGGSTLDEWAVDGVLFRYAVTEAKFAMESSELTGILWHQGESDSVNGNYKVYYNKLLLIIEAFRKELNAPDIPIIIGGLGEFLGKEGFGKSCTEYKFINEELQKFAFEQDNCFFVTGSGLTSNPDGIHIDAISQRKFGLRYFEAFSNRQHVLKPLINENELLNLNNARTHTKNEKIYIKSMEFALGKISYEEFVSQFMQTNND from the coding sequence ATGATTAAATCGTTTTTAATGATAGGACAGTCAAATATGGCTGGGCGTGGATTTATTCATGAGGTACCCCCAATTTATAATGAAAGAATACAAATGTTGCGTAATGGTAGATGGCAGATGATGACGGAGCCAATTAATTATGACAGGCCTGTTTCAGGAATAAGTCTTGCCGGTTCATTTGCAGATGCATGGAGTCGTCAAAATCAAGAAGATACTATTGGTTTAATTCCTTGTGCTGAAGGTGGAAGCACACTGGATGAGTGGGCTGTAGACGGAGTACTTTTTAGATATGCTGTAACTGAAGCTAAATTTGCTATGGAAAGTAGTGAACTCACAGGAATTCTATGGCATCAAGGAGAAAGTGATAGTGTTAATGGTAACTATAAAGTATATTATAATAAATTACTTTTAATTATTGAGGCTTTTAGAAAAGAGTTGAATGCTCCAGATATTCCAATTATTATTGGTGGATTAGGAGAATTTTTAGGTAAAGAAGGATTTGGGAAAAGTTGCACTGAATATAAATTCATTAATGAAGAGTTACAAAAGTTTGCTTTTGAACAAGATAATTGTTTCTTTGTTACAGGATCAGGTTTAACTTCTAATCCTGATGGTATTCATATTGATGCAATTTCTCAAAGAAAATTTGGTTTACGTTATTTTGAGGCCTTTTCTAATAGACAACATGTATTGAAGCCATTAATTAATGAAAATGAGCTGCTGAATTTAAATAATGCTAGAACACATACTAAAAATGAAAAGATATATATAAAAAGTATGGAGTTTGCATTAGGAAAAATATCATATGAGGAATTTGTATCTCAATTCATGCAAACCAACAATGATTAA
- a CDS encoding TetR/AcrR family transcriptional regulator, giving the protein MTNKECSVHKTENIPQPDDNNSKSLRADAKQNREQILDAAYKIFSEKGTSIPISEIARQAGVGIGTVYRHFPNKEALFEAVNINYKQQLTKRAKSLINNIDPGEAFFNFFIHIIEDGFTNKALKDALNTGMTDFDVLQDFQSTFATLLTSAQQTKAVREDIDIKDLITLMMSLLFAIEQRKGDLDIERFNKLMSIVIDGLRYKDTNNKST; this is encoded by the coding sequence ATGACAAATAAAGAGTGCTCTGTACACAAGACAGAGAATATTCCGCAGCCTGATGATAATAATTCAAAATCCTTGCGAGCGGATGCAAAACAAAATAGAGAGCAGATACTTGATGCGGCATATAAGATTTTTTCTGAAAAAGGGACGTCAATTCCTATAAGTGAAATTGCTCGTCAGGCTGGTGTAGGCATTGGTACAGTATACCGCCATTTTCCAAACAAAGAAGCACTATTTGAGGCAGTAAATATTAATTATAAACAGCAGCTTACAAAAAGAGCTAAGTCTCTAATTAATAATATTGATCCAGGTGAAGCTTTTTTTAATTTCTTTATACATATCATAGAAGATGGATTTACTAACAAGGCGTTAAAAGATGCTTTAAATACCGGAATGACAGATTTTGATGTGCTACAGGATTTTCAGTCAACATTTGCTACTCTCCTCACCAGTGCTCAGCAAACCAAGGCTGTACGTGAAGATATAGATATAAAGGATTTAATTACCCTTATGATGAGTCTTCTGTTTGCTATAGAGCAGCGTAAAGGTGATTTGGATATCGAACGATTCAATAAATTAATGTCCATTGTTATCGATGGACTTCGTTATAAAGATACCAATAATAAGTCAACATAA